AATATGCGGTTTGAACCCAGCCTTAACTTCATGCTTTACTACCTCAATTTCAACCATTCCGGGAAGACGACCCTGGCATCCTCTCCGTGGAAGGGGCAGGGGTAGCTTGAGGCAAGATTGGCTTTAATCAGGTGGTCAAGCCCCCCGTAAAACTCCAGGGTTACCCCTTGAAAGTCAACCCGCTTTTTAAACACCTGGGTGGTGTTGGCGGGTACCTGAATAAACCACGGGTATGACAGGAGCGTCTGCCCGGTAACTTCTTTTTCCACTTCCTCGTCATCTATCTCGACCTGTATAAAGTATGATTCCTCCGGGTCGTGGAAGGTTACCAGTATCACCCCCCAGGCCGCGTTTTCTCTATAGTTTTCCACCGTTAATTCAACGTCGTAGGTAAACTTCTCAAAATCCCAGCCGCATTCTATGCCGAGTTCATAGTGGTTGACGAGGTCAGCCTTGATAGACTTTACCTCCATACCGGAAACGCCGGCTATGCTGCCGGTGCCGCCGCATACCGGGCACTCCAGCTTGACAAAGGTAGCCCCGGTAACAAGAATGAGGCCGGCCATAAAGTAGGTGTAGGCATTAAATATCTTGTTTTTCATGCTTTAGCCCCGCTCCTTGCCGAGTAAAGGCGAAGGGGCATCCCCCTTCGCCTTTACCCTGTTACTCTAACCTGACTATGTAAGATTACGTAAACGCTGTCTTGTTAAGCCAGGCTGAGCAATGCCCTTTTTACCATGGTTTTGGTTAACTGGAGCTTGTATTTGTTGTTGGTCAGGGGGGTTGCACCCTGGACCGCAGCAGCGCCGGCAGCGGTGGCTCTGGCATCATTTAGAGCGCCACCCTTGATGGCATTTTCAGCAGCGGTTGAGCGGTAGGGTACCGGTGAAACACCAGCCATGACGATTTTGGCATCGGTCACATTGCCGCCGGAGATGGTGAGAAACGCCGCCACACCCACTTCGGGGAAGTCGATGGCTTTTCTCCATGCCCACTTTTTGTAGACCTGCTTGGTGCCGGCAGCCGGTGCGGGTACCTGTATCTCGGTGATGATTTCATTATTAGCCAGGGTGTTTGCCAGGCCGCCATACATGTCAGCAATGGCCAGGGATCTCTTGTTGGTGACTATGGTAGCCCCCATGGCTACCAGCACCGGGGCACAATCTGAAGGGAAGCCGGCAAAGCAGCCTGCAGACCCGAACAGGGCGCTGTGCCTTAAGTTATTGCCGGGTACCATGTAGCATAAAGGGCCGCCTTTTCTCAGGCAGTCGAACTCGGCGTGCTCGGCACGGTAGTACCAGCACCTCACCGCCTGAGCCAGGTTGCCGGCAATGGTACCCATATTGCGTAGCTGGGGTGTACCCACCAGGTGGGCCGCCTCAGATAGTGCCGGTAACTTACTCTGGACAACAGTCGACTCATATATGGCGGTAAGTTTGGTAAGGGCGCCGATTTTGATTATGCCGCCCTCTTCCTTGATGTAGTCTAAGCCGGGGATGGTTTTGATGTTTACCAGCTTAGTCGGTGGGTTCTTGAGAATCATGCCTTTCAGCACACCCAGAATATCGGTGCCACCAGCGATGACGGCAGTGCCTGCTCCCATGGCAGCCGATGCTTCCGCTACGGTTTTGGCATTAACGTGAGTGATCTTATTCATCTTCTAGTCTCCTTAAGCCTTTCCAAGGTGTTTGAGGATGCGGGCAGGCGTCATCGGCCTCTGCATTGCCTGGTAACTCCCGCCGATGGCGTTATAGATGGCGTTCATCAGCGCAGCAGCGCCGGAGCCATTAGCTGCCGGCTCACCCAGGCCGCTCATGCCAAATGGGCTGGCAGCTTGAATGCTTTCGGTCAACCATCCGCCATTCACC
This portion of the Dehalococcoidia bacterium genome encodes:
- a CDS encoding molybdopterin dehydrogenase codes for the protein MNKITHVNAKTVAEASAAMGAGTAVIAGGTDILGVLKGMILKNPPTKLVNIKTIPGLDYIKEEGGIIKIGALTKLTAIYESTVVQSKLPALSEAAHLVGTPQLRNMGTIAGNLAQAVRCWYYRAEHAEFDCLRKGGPLCYMVPGNNLRHSALFGSAGCFAGFPSDCAPVLVAMGATIVTNKRSLAIADMYGGLANTLANNEIITEIQVPAPAAGTKQVYKKWAWRKAIDFPEVGVAAFLTISGGNVTDAKIVMAGVSPVPYRSTAAENAIKGGALNDARATAAGAAAVQGATPLTNNKYKLQLTKTMVKRALLSLA